A single genomic interval of Phocoena sinus isolate mPhoSin1 chromosome 15, mPhoSin1.pri, whole genome shotgun sequence harbors:
- the APCDD1L gene encoding protein APCDD1-like, producing the protein MPPFTWLPIHPAIGAASSPTLSRDDSFQGNCCSLAAEGPGALTSELLLEVKLPQPGLACLHETSPSGEGGDPGPAPLLTASSLRPPSPPLARLLASRLSLTPPHASRVSTTVSRRRPGPTCGDGRHPGLAPRRDHERNGHALRAQVWPLQGQRSSRARAPAHTAEAAGMAEGSRLRWGPHCQQLLPSRAPVTALLPSRLDGPWISTGCEVRPGPEFLTRSYTFYPNRLFRAYQFYYRDPSCREPAHSLLIKGKVRLRRASWVTRGATEADYHLHKVGVVFHSRSALLDVAGRLDQSRAGRACARRLPAARAWLPGALYELLGAGAERDCAAALGFTMHELSLVRVQRRLQPEPRDAPRLVEELYLGDIHTDRAERRHYRPTGYQRPLQSALHHARPCPACSLIARSDEHHPPVLPRQAALPLRLGGRWVSPGCEVRPAVLFLTRVFTFHGHNRSWEGYYHHFSDPTCRQPTFTVYAAGRYTKGTPSARVRGGTELVFQVTRARVTPMDRVTTAMLNFSEPSSCGGPGAWYLGAERDVTATNGCLPLGIRLPHVEYELFKMEEDPLGQSLLFIGQRPTDGSSPDTPEKRPTSYQAPLVLCDRVAWGFSRPPRHRPLLQTPVSGGGLGPPAAPLPSLLLVLGLAFLQWL; encoded by the exons ATGCCGCCCTTCACCTGGCTTCCCATACATCCCGCCATTGGGGCTGCGTCAAGCCCGACTCTGAGCAGGGATGACAGTTTCCAGGGGAACTGCTGCTCTTTGGCAGCTGAAGGCCCTGGTGCTCTCACCTCTGAGCTGCTCCTAGAAGTGAAGCTCCCACAGCCAGGCCTGGCTTGTCTCCACGAGACGAGCCCGTCTGGAGAGGGCGGGGACCCCGGGCCTGCCCCACTGCTCACAGCCTCCTCCCTGAGGCCTCCGAGCCCTCCCCTGGCCCGGCTGCTGGCCTCACGCCTCAGCCTGACCCCACCACACGCATCCCGAGTGAGCACCACGGTGAGCCGGCGCCGGCCAGGTCCCACCTGTGGGGATGGACGACACCCGGGCCTGGCACCACGGAGGGACCATGAACGGAATGGCCACGCGCTGCGGGCACAGGTCTGGCCGCTCCAGGGGCAGAGGTCAAGCAGAGCCCGGGCTCCTG CCCACACTGCAGAGGCAGCCGGGATGGCAGAGGGTAGCCGCCTGCGCTGGGGACCACATTGCCAGCAGCTCCTGCCCAGCAGAGCGCCCGTCACCGCACTGCTGCCCTCACGCCTGGACGGGCCCTGGATCTCCACTGG CTGCGAGGTGCGCCCGGGACCCGAGTTCCTCACCCGCTCCTACACCTTCTATCCCAACCGCCTCTTCCGCGCCTACCAGTTCTACTACAGGGACCCCTCGTGCCGGGAGCCCGCCCACTCACTGCTCATCAAGGGCAAGGTGCGCCTGCGCCGGGCCTCCTGGGTCACCCGGGGCGCCACCGAGGCCGACTACCACCTGCACAAGGTGGGCGTCGTCTTCCACAGCCGCAGCGCCCTGCTCGACGTGGCAGGGCGCCTGGACCAGAGCCGGGCCGGCCGGGCCTGCGCGCGCCGCCTGCCCGCCGCCCGGGCCTGGCTGCCGGGGGCCCTGTACGAGCTTCTGGGTGCCGGGGCTGAGCGAGACTGCGCGGCCGCCCTGGGCTTCACCATGCACGAGCTCAGCCTGGTCCGTGTGCAGCGCCGCCTGCAGCCTGAGCCCCGGGACGCACCCCGGCTGGTGGAGGAGCTCTACCTGGGGGACATCCACACGGACCGGGCGGAGCGGCGGCACTACCGGCCCACCGGTTACCAGCGCCCGCTGCAGAGCGCCCTG CACCACGCCCGCCCCTGCCCGGCCTGCAGCCTCATCGCCCGCTCCGACGAGCACCACCCACCCGTGCTGCCCCGCCAGGCGGCCCTGCCCTTGCGCCTGGGCGGCCGCTGGGTCAGCCCCGGGTGCGAGGTGCGCCCTGCCGTGCTCTTCCTCACCAGGGTGTTCACCTTCCACGGGCACAACCGCTCCTGGGAAGGGTACTACCACCACTTCTCGGACCCCACCTGCCGGCAGCCCACCTTCACCGTTTACGCAGCCGGCCGCTACACCAAGGGCACGCCGTCTGCCAGGGTTCGCGGCGGCACCGAGCTGGTGTTCCAGGTCACGCGAGCCCGCGTCACCCCCATGGACCGGGTCACCACGGCCATGCTCAACTTCTCCGAGCCGAGCAGCTGTGGCGGCCCGGGGGCCTGGTACCTGGGAGCCGAGCGGGATGTCACCGCCACCAACGGGTGCCTGCCGCTGGGCATCAGGCTCCCCCACGTGGAGTACGAGCtcttcaagatggaggaggacCCCCTCGGGCAAAGCCTGCTCTTCATCGGACAAAGGCCCACTGACGGCTCCAGTCCCGACACCCCGGAGAAGAGGCCCACATCCTACCAAGCACCCCTGGTGCTCTGTGACAGGGTGGCCTGGGGCTTCTCCAGGCCTCCGCGGCACAGGCCTCTACTGCAGACGCCCGTCAGCGGCGGGGGGCTGGGCCCCCCAgcggcccctctcccctccctgcttctGGTTCTCGGGCTGGCCTTCCTCCAGTGGCTATGA